A segment of the Flavobacteriales bacterium genome:
ACTATCGTTTCGAACTCATCATCTTCAAGCTTGACGTCATCCTTACCTGAACTTGGTTAGTTTATCTCATTTGGTTACTATTAAGACAAAGTGAATCCACTAAACGTTGCCTCAATTTTAAAATTCTTCTTGTGTATATGTATTGTAATCATCTAAGAAAAAGGGATTTGTACCAATACTTACAGAAAGTAGGTTGATGTGAAATTCAATAACTTATTTTTGAACCATGCTAATAGAGCAATTAGGTGAAATAGTAAACGATTATAGGGATGTTCTTTCCTCATACCTGTTGTCTCCTCGTAAAAGGGTTTACGCTCTGTATTTAATTACATCTCTTTTATTGGCTTATTACGTTTATCGTAAATCGAATTTAAAGATTACTTTTTTCGGCTATTTGTTCAAAAGAGAATATTGGACTAGCGAATCGGCTATAGTTGATTACCTGTTTATTTTGTTCAATACACTTGTTAAGGTATTAGTAATTGCTCCATTTCTAATTTACTCGTTAACAATTACGGAAGGTGTTAACGAATATTTGATTTCAAGTTTTGGTGCATTTTCGGTTGATATTAGTCCAATTGCTCTATCTATTACATACACGTTATCCATAGTTATTGTAACAGATTTTTTCACATACATTATTCATCATTTGCTTCATCGTGTTCCGTTTCTGTGGAAGTTTCATAAGGTCCATCATTCGGCAACAGTACTTAATCCATTTACACAATATAGAATTCATCCGGTTGAATTGATTATTAGTAACATTAAAGGAATCGTAATCAAAGGACTTATAACCGGTTTGTTTTTTTATATAGCAAACGGATCTATTAGTCTTTTAACTTTCTTGGGAATTAACATCCTCGACTTTGCTTTTATGTTTGTTGGTGCCAATCTTCGGCATTCTCATGTGCGACTAAAATATTTTGATTTTCTGGAGAACATATTAATCAGTCCTTTTCAACATCAGATACATCATAGCAATAAGAAGGAGCATTTTGATACCAATTTGGGATCGAGGCTTGCCATTTGGGACTATTTATTTGGAACTTTAATCAAATCCGATTCCGTTAAAGAGATACATTTTGGGTTGGGAGAAAGGGAAGATCCTAATTACAACAGTTTCCGTAAGAATCTCTTAGCCCCCTTTAAAAGACTGTAAACAGTGAGTTTGCAAATATTTTCAATAAAATAAATACAGTTTATTTTTCTTATTTAGAACCATTCTAAATAATATCTCGTATATTTGGCCAGCTTATTTAGAACGGTTCTAAATAACAGGGATATAAAACAGAATACCAAAAATTTAGAATAATGAATAAGTACTCAATTTATGCAGGTGCGGCTTTAATTACACTTGCAATTTCTACAACATCTTGTAGAAAAGAAAAAGGATGCATGGATGTAAATTCTCCTAACTATAGCTCAACAGCAGAAAAGGATGATGAATCCTGTATTGATGTTCCATCAACTTATGCTTTCACAAATGAAGCTGGCGAAAGCACAGTAAGCTTTGGTGGTCAGCAACAACGATTAGAAATGCTTTCAGAACTGGTTTCTTATATGAAAACTGCCAATGCAGTTGGAACAACTGTAGATGCTGCTACTTTAAAAAGCATGTATGCAAACGAGTCTTATACTTGGACGGATGGTGATGCATTAGGAATGACTGGGTCTTCTAAACAATTAAAGAGTAAAA
Coding sequences within it:
- a CDS encoding sterol desaturase family protein, giving the protein MLIEQLGEIVNDYRDVLSSYLLSPRKRVYALYLITSLLLAYYVYRKSNLKITFFGYLFKREYWTSESAIVDYLFILFNTLVKVLVIAPFLIYSLTITEGVNEYLISSFGAFSVDISPIALSITYTLSIVIVTDFFTYIIHHLLHRVPFLWKFHKVHHSATVLNPFTQYRIHPVELIISNIKGIVIKGLITGLFFYIANGSISLLTFLGINILDFAFMFVGANLRHSHVRLKYFDFLENILISPFQHQIHHSNKKEHFDTNLGSRLAIWDYLFGTLIKSDSVKEIHFGLGEREDPNYNSFRKNLLAPFKRL